From Camelus dromedarius isolate mCamDro1 chromosome X, mCamDro1.pat, whole genome shotgun sequence, one genomic window encodes:
- the UBQLN2 gene encoding ubiquilin-2, with protein sequence MAENGESGGPPRPSRGSSAAQGPASAPAEPKIIKVTVKTPKEKEEFAVPENSSVQQFKEAISKRFKSQTDQLVLIFAGKILKDQDTLIQHGIHDGLTVHLVIKSQNRPQGQSTQPSNAAGTNTTSASTPRSNSTPISTNSNPFGLGSLGGLAGLSSLGLSSTNFSELQNQMQQQLLSSPEMMIQIMENPFVQSMLSNPDLMRQLIMANPQMQQLIQRNPEISHLLNNPDIMRQTLEIARNPAMMQEMMRNQDLALSNLESIPGGYNALRRMYTDIQEPMLNAAQEQFGGNPFASVGSSSSSGEGTQPSRTENRDPLPNPWAPPPATQSSATTSTTTSSGSGSGSSSSNATGNTVAAANYVASIFSTPGMQSLLQQITENPQLIQNMLSAPYMRSMMQSLSQNPDLAAQMMLNSPVFTANPQLQEQMRPQLPAFLQQMQNPDTLSAMSNPRAMQALMQIQQGLQTLATEAPGLIPSFTPGVGVGVLGTAIGPVGPVTPIGPIGPIVPFTPIGPIGPIGPTGPAAGPPGSTGSGAPPGPTVSSSAPSETTSPTSESGPNQQFIQQMVQALAGANPPQLPSPEVRFQQQLEQLNAMGFLNREANLQALIATGGDINAAIERLLGSQPS encoded by the coding sequence ATGGCTGAGAACGGCGAGAGCGGCGGCCCCCCGCGCCCCTCCCGCGGCTCTTCTGCGGCCCaaggccctgcctctgccccggCCGAACCCAAAATCATCAAAGTCACTGTGAAGACCCCCAAAGAGAAAGAGGAGTTCGCAGTGCCCGAGAACAGCTCAGTCCAGCAATTTAAAGAAGCGATTTCGAAACGCTTCAAATCCCAAACCGATCAGCTAGTGCTGATTTTTGCcggaaaaatcttaaaagatcaAGATACCTTGATCCAGCATGGCATCCATGATGGACTGACTGTTCATCTTGTCATCAAAAGCCAGAACCGACCTCAGGGCCAGTCCACACAGCCTAGTAATGCCGCGGGAACTAATACTACCTCCGCGTCGACTCCCAGGAGTAACTCCACACCTATTTCCACAAATAGCAACCCATTTGGGTTGGGGAGCCTGGGAGGACTTGCAGGCCTTAGCAGCCTGGGCTTGAGCTCGACCaacttctctgagctccagaACCAGATGCAGCAGCAGCTCCTGTCTAGCCCTGAGATGATGATCCAAATCATGGAAAATCCCTTTGTTCAGAGCATGCTTTCGAATCCTGATCTGATGAGGCAGCTCATTATGGCCAATCCACAGATGCAACAATTGATTCAAAGAAACCCCGAAATCAGTCACCTGCTCAACAACCCAGATATAATGAGACAGACCCTTGAAATCGCCAGGAATCCAGCTATGATGCAAGAGATGATGAGAAATCAAGACCTGGCTCTCAGCAATCTCGAAAGCATCCCAGGTGGCTACAATGCTTTACGGCGCATGTACACTGACATTCAAGAACCCATGCTGAATGCTGCCCAAGAGCAGTTTGGGGGTAATCCTTTTGCCTCCGTGGGGAGCAGTTCCTCCTCTGGGGAAGGTACGCAGCCTTCCCGCACAGAAAATCGAGATCCATTACCCAATCCATGGGCGCCACCACCGGCTACCCAGAGTTCTGCGACCACCAGCACAACAACAAGCAGTGGTAGTGGATCTGGCAGTAGCTCCAGCAATGCTACCGGGAACACAGTGGCTGCAGCCAATTATGTCGCCAGCATCTTCAGTACCCCAGGAATGCAGAGTTTGCTGCAACAGATAACTGAAAACCCCCAGCTGATCCAGAATATGCTGTCTGCGCCGTATATGAGAAGCATGATGCAGTCGCTGAGCCAGAATCCAGATTTGGCTGCACAGATGATGTTGAATAGCCCTGTGTTCACTGCCAATCCTCAACTGCAGGAGCAGATGCGTCCACAGCTCCCTGCTTTCTTGCAGCAGATGCAGAATCCAGACACACTGTCAGCCATGTCAAACCCAAGAGCAATGCAGGCTTTAATGCAGATCCAGCAGGGGCTACAGACATTAGCTACTGAAGCGCCTGGCCTGATTCCAAGCTTCACTCCAGGTGTGGGGGTCGGGGTGCTGGGAACCGCTATAGGCCCTGTAGGCCCAGTCACACCCATAGGCCCCATTGGCCCCATAGTCCCATTTACCCCCATAGGCCCCATTGGGCCCATAGGACCTACTGGCCCTGCAGCAGGTCCCCCCGGCTCCACTGGCTCAGGTGCCCCCCCTGGGCCCACCGTGTCTAGCTCTGCACCCAGTGAAACCACGAGCCCAACATCGGAATCTGGACCGAACCAGCAGTTCATTCAGCAAATGGTGCAGGCTCTGGCTGGAGCAAATCCTCCACAGCTGCCGAGTCCAGAAGTCAGATTTCAGCAACAACTGGAACAGCTCAACGCAATGGGGTTCCTAAACCGGGAAGCAAACTTGCAGGCTCTAATAGCAACAGGAGGCGACATCAATGCCGCCATTGAGAGGCTGCTGGGCTCCCAGCCATCGTAA